A region from the Gossypium hirsutum isolate 1008001.06 chromosome A08, Gossypium_hirsutum_v2.1, whole genome shotgun sequence genome encodes:
- the LOC121204824 gene encoding uncharacterized protein isoform X2, producing MEDSPSFSTKEIYWLASCFWGIITCKLVLKMSKGDNNDSLMKVQQQLDGHTAAITQINATLQALNTTLNEVRVNQKHQYRDPIKEDRDNQPHRCNPQRVPRMDDDFHDRGQSSLAKPKSEQQREHLFRTRCHVQGKLCRVIIDGESCSNIASTTMVEKLCLTTTKHPQPYQLQGLSNEGQFRVTQQVRIAFSIGKYQDEVVCDVMPIQACHLLLGEPWQLDRKVTHDGRTNRYSFKHQGKKLTLVPLTPEQVHEDQIKLKNSVKTSEEKEKENEKEQKEIESEKEIEERKENELEKETKEKDVERVVRNVSTNQDMNFSCVATFQVPERSKDNFQLQYLSNERRFHTINLGKDEITLHDPEGKRGKEILETESSADLKIIDKTFGDLVLKRSPHFDPINCYSSIVVDKVITKRSVICYSLDLPCVKSLNLSKSVLENKVTKFSKFVFNLYSCLKQFMWLYMKFEFHLTKVNSTTEIRLHYAPDERRFVLNEKGKIDPYSSAYRGKMLETFETLLYSSDSDKDRVDEHLDRNVLDCPILFIDDLSVLMVDKKILVFDNACVSESIDRRLMHGMIMQLCEPCESFQIPTCDDYVYHLIYYSQFIHGLWEQCETTECLKTCPSLFQIFDEAVVSKLDCLHGNLNLSIHMRYTCSVMLMIGLQACFRCYLLSHGYSFQWTQLPLVPFDRGKSSSFDFSDSRTNLFEEGGNDTSHKSPNS from the coding sequence gttttgaagatgtctaaaggtgataataatgattcacttatgaaagtccaacaacagttagacggacatactgctgcaatcacacaaataaatgctacacttcaagcattgaatactactttgaatgaggtacgagtgaatcaaaaacatcaatatcgagatccaattaaggaagatagggataaccagccccataggtgcaaccctcaacgtgtccctagaatggatgatgattttcatgatcgtggacaatcatctttggcaaaaccaaagagcgagcagcaacgagaacatctctttcgtactcgctgccatgtacaaggtaagctttgtagagttattattgatggtgaaagttgctcaaacatagccagcacgacgatggtggaaaagctttgcttaaccactaccaagcatccacaaccttatcaactacaagggcttagcaacgaaggccaatttagggtcactcaacaagtgcgcatcgccttttctatcggtaagtatcaagacgaagttgtgtgcgacgtaatgcctattcaagcctgccatttgttgctaggagaaccatggcaactggatcgaaaagtcactcacgatggtcgtaccaataggtattctttcaagcatcaaggaaagaaactcaccttagtgccgctcactccggaacaagtccatgaggaccaaatcaaactgaaaaattctgttaaaacaagtgaggaaaaagaaaaagagaatgaaaaagagcaaaaagagattgagagtgaaaaagaaattgaagaaagaaaagaaaatgaattagaaaaagaaacaaaagaaaaagacgtggaaagggtagtgaggaatgtttccactaaccaagatatgaatttttcttgtgttgctacttttcaggttcccgaaagatcgaaagataactttcaacttcaatacctctcaaatgaaagacgctttcatacgatcaacttaggcaaagatgaaatcacactacatgatcccgaaggtaagcgaggtaaggaaattttagaaaccgagtccagtgcagatttgaaaattattgataaaacttttggtgacttagttcttaaaagatcccctcattttgatccgattaattgttactcttcgattgtggttgataaagtcattacgaaaagaagcgtgatttgttattctcttgatttaccttgtgtaaaatccttgaatttgtccaaatctgttttggagaataaagtaacgaaattttccaaatttgttttcaatttatattcgtgccttaaacagtttatgtggttgtacatgaagtttgagttccatttgacaaaggttaactcaacaacggagattcgactacactatgcccccgatgagcgaaggtttgttttaaatgaaaaaggtaaaatcgacccttattcttctgcttatcgaggtaagatgcttgaaacctttgaaacacttttgtactcctcggatagtgataaagatcgtgttgatgaacacttagatcgaaacgtgcttgactgtcctattttatttattgatgatctatctgttttgatggttgataaaaaaattcttgtttttgataatgcatgtgtgagtgaatctatagaccgtcgattaatgcatggtatgattatgcaactctgtgaaccatgtgaatcttttcaaatacctacttgtgacgattatgtttaccatttgatttattactcgcaatttattcatggtttgtgggaacaatgtgagacgactgaatgccttaaaacatgtccatctttgtttcaaatatttgacgaggcagtggtgagtaaattagattgtttgcatggtaatctgaatctgtccattcacatgcgttatacatgttctgttatgcttatgattggactacaagcttgttttcgttgctatttactatctcatggctattcttttcagtggactcaattgccattagtcccgttcgatagaggaaagtcgagttcatttgatttttcagattcgaggacgaatctttttgaggaaggggggaatgatacgagtcacaaaagcccaaattcttga
- the LOC121204824 gene encoding uncharacterized protein isoform X1 — translation MSLIQFRLTLSFFTSSMEDSPSFSTKEIYWLASCFWGIITCKLVLKMSKGDNNDSLMKVQQQLDGHTAAITQINATLQALNTTLNEVRVNQKHQYRDPIKEDRDNQPHRCNPQRVPRMDDDFHDRGQSSLAKPKSEQQREHLFRTRCHVQGKLCRVIIDGESCSNIASTTMVEKLCLTTTKHPQPYQLQGLSNEGQFRVTQQVRIAFSIGKYQDEVVCDVMPIQACHLLLGEPWQLDRKVTHDGRTNRYSFKHQGKKLTLVPLTPEQVHEDQIKLKNSVKTSEEKEKENEKEQKEIESEKEIEERKENELEKETKEKDVERVVRNVSTNQDMNFSCVATFQVPERSKDNFQLQYLSNERRFHTINLGKDEITLHDPEGKRGKEILETESSADLKIIDKTFGDLVLKRSPHFDPINCYSSIVVDKVITKRSVICYSLDLPCVKSLNLSKSVLENKVTKFSKFVFNLYSCLKQFMWLYMKFEFHLTKVNSTTEIRLHYAPDERRFVLNEKGKIDPYSSAYRGKMLETFETLLYSSDSDKDRVDEHLDRNVLDCPILFIDDLSVLMVDKKILVFDNACVSESIDRRLMHGMIMQLCEPCESFQIPTCDDYVYHLIYYSQFIHGLWEQCETTECLKTCPSLFQIFDEAVVSKLDCLHGNLNLSIHMRYTCSVMLMIGLQACFRCYLLSHGYSFQWTQLPLVPFDRGKSSSFDFSDSRTNLFEEGGNDTSHKSPNS, via the coding sequence gttttgaagatgtctaaaggtgataataatgattcacttatgaaagtccaacaacagttagacggacatactgctgcaatcacacaaataaatgctacacttcaagcattgaatactactttgaatgaggtacgagtgaatcaaaaacatcaatatcgagatccaattaaggaagatagggataaccagccccataggtgcaaccctcaacgtgtccctagaatggatgatgattttcatgatcgtggacaatcatctttggcaaaaccaaagagcgagcagcaacgagaacatctctttcgtactcgctgccatgtacaaggtaagctttgtagagttattattgatggtgaaagttgctcaaacatagccagcacgacgatggtggaaaagctttgcttaaccactaccaagcatccacaaccttatcaactacaagggcttagcaacgaaggccaatttagggtcactcaacaagtgcgcatcgccttttctatcggtaagtatcaagacgaagttgtgtgcgacgtaatgcctattcaagcctgccatttgttgctaggagaaccatggcaactggatcgaaaagtcactcacgatggtcgtaccaataggtattctttcaagcatcaaggaaagaaactcaccttagtgccgctcactccggaacaagtccatgaggaccaaatcaaactgaaaaattctgttaaaacaagtgaggaaaaagaaaaagagaatgaaaaagagcaaaaagagattgagagtgaaaaagaaattgaagaaagaaaagaaaatgaattagaaaaagaaacaaaagaaaaagacgtggaaagggtagtgaggaatgtttccactaaccaagatatgaatttttcttgtgttgctacttttcaggttcccgaaagatcgaaagataactttcaacttcaatacctctcaaatgaaagacgctttcatacgatcaacttaggcaaagatgaaatcacactacatgatcccgaaggtaagcgaggtaaggaaattttagaaaccgagtccagtgcagatttgaaaattattgataaaacttttggtgacttagttcttaaaagatcccctcattttgatccgattaattgttactcttcgattgtggttgataaagtcattacgaaaagaagcgtgatttgttattctcttgatttaccttgtgtaaaatccttgaatttgtccaaatctgttttggagaataaagtaacgaaattttccaaatttgttttcaatttatattcgtgccttaaacagtttatgtggttgtacatgaagtttgagttccatttgacaaaggttaactcaacaacggagattcgactacactatgcccccgatgagcgaaggtttgttttaaatgaaaaaggtaaaatcgacccttattcttctgcttatcgaggtaagatgcttgaaacctttgaaacacttttgtactcctcggatagtgataaagatcgtgttgatgaacacttagatcgaaacgtgcttgactgtcctattttatttattgatgatctatctgttttgatggttgataaaaaaattcttgtttttgataatgcatgtgtgagtgaatctatagaccgtcgattaatgcatggtatgattatgcaactctgtgaaccatgtgaatcttttcaaatacctacttgtgacgattatgtttaccatttgatttattactcgcaatttattcatggtttgtgggaacaatgtgagacgactgaatgccttaaaacatgtccatctttgtttcaaatatttgacgaggcagtggtgagtaaattagattgtttgcatggtaatctgaatctgtccattcacatgcgttatacatgttctgttatgcttatgattggactacaagcttgttttcgttgctatttactatctcatggctattcttttcagtggactcaattgccattagtcccgttcgatagaggaaagtcgagttcatttgatttttcagattcgaggacgaatctttttgaggaaggggggaatgatacgagtcacaaaagcccaaattcttga